From the Anguilla anguilla isolate fAngAng1 chromosome 8, fAngAng1.pri, whole genome shotgun sequence genome, one window contains:
- the LOC118234517 gene encoding tubulin beta-6 chain-like, with translation MREIVHIQAGQCGNQIGTKFWEVISDEHGIDPTGNYTGDTDLQLERINVYYNEASSHRYVPRAVLVDLEPGTMDSVRSGQFGQLFRPDNFIFGQTGAGNNWAKGHYTEGAELMDSVLDVVRKECEYCDCLQGFQVTHSLGGGTGSGMGTLLISKIREEYPDRIMNTFSIMPSPKVSDTVVEPYNATLSMHQLVENTDETYCIDNEALYDICFRTLKLATPTYGDLNHLVSSTMSGVTTSLRFPGQLNADLRKLAVNMVPFPRLHFFMPGFAPLTSRGSQQYRALTVPELTQQMFNAKNMMAACDPRHGRYLTVAAVFRGPMSMKEVDEQMLSVQCKNSTYFVEWIPNNVKVAVCDIPPRGLKMAATFVGNSTAIQELFKRISEQFAAMFRRKAFLHWFTGEGMDEMEFSEAESNTNDLVSEYQQYQDATANEGEETFEDDEEELTE, from the exons ATGAGGGAAATAGTTCACATACAAGCAGGCCAGTGTGGAAACCAAATTGGAACCAAG TTCTGGGAGGTTATCAGCGATGAGCATGGTATTGACCCAACTGGGAACTACACTGGCGACACAGACCTTCAGCTGGAGAGAATCAATGTGTACTATAACGAGGCGTCCT CCCACAGATACGTCCCGCGGGCTGTTCTGGTGGATCTGGAGCCCGGTACCATGGACAGTGTGCGCTCTGGACAGTTCGGGCAGCTCTTCAGACCGGACAATTTCATATTTG GGCAAACAGGTGCGGGTAACAACTGGGCGAAGGGACACTACACGGAAGGGGCGGAGCTGATGGACTCGGTGCTGGACGTGGTGCGGAAGGAGTGCGAGTACTGCGACTGCCTGCAGGGCTTCCAGGTCACCCACTCCCTGGGCGGAGGCACGGGCTCCGGCATGGGCACCCTGCTCATCAGCAAGATCCGGGAGGAGTACCCCGACCGCATCATGAACACCTTCAGCATCATGCCCTCCCCGAAGGTGTCCGACACCGTGGTGGAGCCCTACAACGCCACCCTCTCCATGCACCAGCTGGTGGAGAACACGGACGAGACCTACTGCATCGACAACGAGGCGCTCTACGACATCTGCTTCCGCACGCTCAAGCTGGCCACGCCCACTTACGGGGACCTCAACCACCTGGTGTCATCCACCATGAGCGGGGTCACCACCTCCCTCCGCTTCCCCGGCCAGCTCAACGCCGACCTGCGCAAGCTGGCCGTCAACATGGTGCCCTTCCCCCGCCTGCACTTCTTCATGCCGGGTTTCGCCcccctcaccagcagggggagccagcAGTACCGCGCCCTCACGGTGCCCGAGCTCACCCAGCAGATGTTCAACGCCAAGAACATGATGGCGGCGTGCGACCCGCGCCACGGGCGCTACCTGACGGTGGCCGCCGTGTTCCGCGGGCCCATGTCCATGAAGGAGGTGGACGAGCAGATGCTGTCGGTGCAGTGCAAGAACAGCACCTACTTCGTGGAGTGGATCCCCAACAACGTGAAGGTGGCCGTCTGCGACATCCCGCCCCGTGGCCTCAAGATGGCCGCCACCTTCGTCGGCAACAGCACGGCCATCCAGGAGCTGTTCAAGCGCATCTCGGAGCAGTTCGCCGCCATGTTCCGCCGCAAGGCCTTCCTGCACTGGTTCACCGGCGAGGGCATGGACGAGATGGAGTTCAGCGAGGCCGAGAGCAACACCAATGACCTGGTGTCCGAGTACCAGCAGTACCAGGACGCCACCGCCAACGAAGGAGAGGAGACCTTtgaggatgatgaggaagagCTCACAGAGTGA